In Halorussus salilacus, the DNA window TTGCCCTTTCATATGTTCGGGAAATGGGCATGTGAAATTTCGAATCCAAACCAGACTAGCAGACTTCCTTCATCAATCAGCTCCTTGCTGAAGCTGTTCGTATTTCTCCTCGAATCGGGATTCACACGATGGACAACAGAATTGATACAACTCCCCGTCGATACGAGCAGCTGTCCCCTCGGTATCGACCGTATTCCCACATTGGGCACAGGTGAGGGCGAACTCCGTCCCGCCCAGATCCGGCGACCAGTCAGCGCCTGCTAGGAGCGTCACTCCGAAATCTGCGACCGCTCCATCTTCGAGTGTATCGTCGAGCCAGCTCGCAACGTCATTGTCCGGGACTCGCGCATAGACGACCAGATCGGCTTCAGCGGTGGTAAATA includes these proteins:
- a CDS encoding AsnC family transcriptional regulator, which codes for MRDLDETDLEILQLLMSNARRPYSDIADAVGLSAPAVSDRVARLQEMGIINRFTLDVDHSHLRKGIPVLLTLDISSDGTDIASLKDVLLNEGAVEHVFTTAEADLVVYARVPDNDVASWLDDTLEDGAVADFGVTLLAGADWSPDLGGTEFALTCAQCGNTVDTEGTAARIDGELYQFCCPSCESRFEEKYEQLQQGAD